The Pseudomonas allokribbensis genome has a window encoding:
- a CDS encoding 4a-hydroxytetrahydrobiopterin dehydratase, with product MSTLNQAHCEACRADAPQVSDEELPILIKQIPDWNIEVRDSIMQLEKVFLFKNFKHALAFTNAVGEISEAEGHHPGLLTEWGKVTVTWWSHSIKGLHRNDFIMAARTDEVAKTAEGRK from the coding sequence ATGTCCACTTTGAACCAAGCCCATTGCGAAGCGTGCCGTGCCGATGCCCCACAAGTCAGCGATGAAGAACTGCCGATCCTGATCAAGCAGATCCCTGACTGGAACATCGAAGTGCGTGACAGCATCATGCAGCTGGAAAAAGTTTTCCTGTTCAAGAATTTCAAGCATGCCCTGGCCTTCACCAACGCCGTCGGCGAGATCTCCGAGGCCGAAGGTCATCACCCGGGTCTGCTGACCGAGTGGGGCAAAGTCACCGTGACCTGGTGGAGCCACTCGATCAAAGGCCTGCACCGCAACGACTTCATCATGGCCGCGCGCACTGACGAAGTGGCCAAGACCGCAGAAGGACGCAAGTAA
- the phhA gene encoding phenylalanine 4-monooxygenase: MAGHNKNEFPSQESSMKQTQYVAREPDAQGFIDYPAEEHAVWNTLITRQLKVIEGRACQEYLDGIEKLGLPHDRIPQLGEINKVLGETTGWQVARVPALIPFQTFFELLASKQFPVATFIRTREELDYLQEPDIFHEIFGHCPLLTNPWFAEFTHTYGKLGLQATKEERVYLARLYWMTIEFGLVDTPQGKRIYGGGILSSPKETVYSLSDEPEHQAFDPLEAMRTPYRIDILQPLYFVLPNLKRLFDLAHEDIMGMVKQGMQLGLHAPKFPPKPKAA, from the coding sequence ATAGCAGGACATAACAAGAACGAATTCCCCTCGCAGGAGAGCAGTATGAAGCAGACGCAATACGTGGCCCGCGAGCCCGATGCGCAAGGTTTTATCGACTACCCCGCCGAAGAACACGCGGTGTGGAACACGCTGATCACCCGCCAGTTGAAAGTGATCGAGGGTCGGGCGTGCCAGGAATACCTGGACGGTATCGAAAAACTCGGTCTGCCCCACGACCGCATCCCGCAACTGGGCGAGATCAACAAGGTGCTCGGCGAGACCACCGGTTGGCAGGTCGCCCGCGTCCCGGCGCTGATTCCGTTCCAGACCTTTTTCGAATTGCTCGCCAGCAAGCAGTTCCCGGTGGCCACGTTCATTCGCACTCGCGAAGAACTGGACTACCTGCAAGAACCGGACATTTTCCACGAGATCTTTGGTCACTGCCCGCTGCTGACCAACCCGTGGTTCGCCGAATTCACCCACACCTACGGCAAGCTCGGCCTGCAAGCGACCAAGGAAGAGCGCGTTTATCTGGCGCGCCTGTACTGGATGACCATCGAGTTCGGCCTGGTCGACACCCCGCAAGGCAAACGCATCTACGGCGGCGGCATCCTGTCTTCGCCGAAGGAAACCGTTTACAGCCTGTCGGACGAGCCCGAGCATCAGGCCTTCGATCCGCTGGAAGCCATGCGCACGCCGTATCGCATCGACATCCTGCAACCGCTGTACTTTGTCCTGCCGAACCTCAAGCGCCTGTTCGACCTCGCCCACGAAGACATCATGGGCATGGTCAAGCAAGGCATGCAGTTGGGTCTGCACGCACCGAAATTTCCGCCGAAACCAAAAGCTGCGTGA
- a CDS encoding amino acid aminotransferase codes for MHFDAIGRVPGDPILGLMEAYAQDSNPRKFDLGVGVYKDAQGLTPIPEAVKIAEARLVESQDTKTYIGGHGNPLFGKVINELVLGADSALIAQQRAGATQTPGGTGALRLAADFIAQCLPGKGVWLSNPTWPIHETIFAAAGVKISHYPYVGSDNRLDVDAMIAVLNEVPKGDVVLLHACCHNPTGFDLSHDDWHRVLDVVRSRNLLPLIDFAYQGFGDGLEQDAWSTRLFAAELPELLITSSCSKNFGLYRDRTGALIVCAKTADKLIDIRSQLAHIARNLWSTPPDHGAAVVATILADPELKRRWADEVEAMRLRIAQLRSGLVEALEPHGLRERFAHIGVQRGMFSYTGLSPEQVKNLREHHSVYMVSSGRANVAGIDATRLDLLAEAIASVCK; via the coding sequence ATGCACTTCGACGCCATCGGCCGGGTGCCCGGCGACCCGATCCTCGGCCTGATGGAGGCCTACGCGCAGGATTCCAACCCGCGCAAGTTCGACCTCGGCGTGGGCGTCTACAAGGACGCCCAGGGCCTGACGCCGATTCCCGAAGCGGTGAAAATCGCCGAGGCGCGTCTGGTCGAAAGCCAGGACACCAAGACCTACATCGGTGGCCACGGCAATCCGCTGTTCGGCAAGGTCATCAATGAGCTGGTACTGGGTGCCGATTCGGCACTGATCGCCCAGCAACGCGCTGGCGCCACCCAGACTCCGGGCGGCACCGGTGCCCTGCGTCTGGCAGCGGATTTCATCGCGCAATGCCTGCCGGGCAAAGGCGTATGGCTGAGCAACCCGACCTGGCCGATCCACGAAACGATTTTCGCGGCGGCCGGGGTCAAGATCAGTCATTACCCGTACGTCGGCAGCGACAACCGCCTCGACGTCGACGCGATGATCGCTGTGCTCAACGAAGTGCCGAAAGGCGATGTGGTGCTGCTGCACGCGTGCTGCCACAACCCGACCGGTTTCGATCTGAGTCACGACGACTGGCACCGGGTGCTGGACGTGGTGCGCAGCCGCAACCTGCTGCCGCTGATCGACTTTGCCTACCAGGGCTTTGGCGACGGTCTGGAGCAGGATGCATGGTCAACCCGGCTGTTCGCCGCCGAGTTGCCTGAGCTGCTGATCACCAGTTCCTGCTCGAAGAACTTCGGCCTGTACCGCGACCGTACCGGTGCGCTGATCGTCTGCGCGAAAACCGCTGACAAGCTCATCGACATCCGCAGCCAACTGGCCCACATCGCCCGCAACCTGTGGTCGACGCCGCCGGATCACGGCGCGGCCGTCGTCGCAACAATCCTCGCCGACCCGGAGCTGAAACGCCGCTGGGCCGACGAAGTGGAAGCCATGCGTCTGCGCATCGCCCAGTTGCGCAGCGGTTTGGTCGAAGCGCTGGAACCGCACGGTCTGCGCGAGCGCTTTGCGCACATTGGCGTGCAACGCGGGATGTTTTCCTACACCGGCCTGTCGCCGGAACAAGTGAAAAACCTGCGCGAGCATCACAGCGTGTACATGGTCAGCTCGGGCCGGGCCAACGTCGCCGGGATTGATGCGACACGTCTGGATCTGCTGGCCGAAGCGATCGCTAGCGTCTGCAAATAA